CTgccctccccatcctctccaggaccctctctgggtatttgtaCCCCCAGAGAGTTACTGAGCTGACAGCACAGAGCTGTGCAAGCTGGAAGAACCTGGCAGCTTCTGCCCTGGCTTCAGCTCTGGCCTGGGAGCCAAGCCCAGGGACCCCTGGAGTCTGAGACACTCCATCCCCTGTCGCTGGGTCTAAGAAGGAAGCACTTCAAGTACATGAAGGAGACAGGACAGCCTCGAGACTGGTGCCCCCATGCTGCAGCCCCATATACCAGGGACCTTCCCAGCTTGGCCACCTGCTTCCTGGCCACAGGATCTTAAACAAGACATTTCTTCTATCTGAATCTATTTCCAGGCTCgtcaaataaagaattaaaataccaACTTAGAAAAGGACTTACAAGAATCAAAAGAATACATACTAAAATACATCCTACAAGGATACCAGGGAGTACCATTTCCTGGGCACCAAGTACGGGTCAGGCACCATGCTGAACACTTTCTACGTCTGATCTTACATACAGCTCTCGCAGTTGCCCCGTGACAGGCACAGGAGGCAAACTGAAGGCTTAGAGCAGTTGAGTGGCTTGCAATGGTAGGGAATGGAGCAGGTACTTCTTTTGCCATGCCTTGGCCCACGCCACTTCACCACAGAGCCTGGCATAGGTGGGGAACATGGACTTGGTCCAGGTGGTTACCACTGCCATGTGTCCCTCCTAGGCAGAGGCTTTAGAGAATGGTATGGCAATGAGGAACCCCCAGCTGCTTCTCCCCACCGCACAGGCAGctcccacagacacacaccaCTTGAGGAAGCCTTCCTCTCAGAGTGACCAAATCGCCCTCACACCCACCCTTGGAGACAGCCCCAGCGGCCACAGGCAATGGCTTTGCTGCTGTCCGACCTATGGCACCCTCCCTCCAGACCTGGCCTTGTGCTCTGGCCACCAAGGCTGCTGGCCCAACAAGGACAACTCACACACTAGGAGTCAGGCCTGCTGGCACCCACACCTGGCACCTGCTCCAAAACCCTTTCAGTTCTCAGAAGATCTGGGCCGCGGGCCTGGGTCTCTCAGTGGCTCAGAACAGCAGGCCGGTCTGGCCAGGGGGAACCACGGGAAGCAGAAAAGCCGTTCCCTTAAGCAGCCCTTCAAGTGTCTGGTACAGTTGGGGCGCTGGCCGTATGCGAGGGTTGGAGCCCGGGTGTGCAAGTGTACGCATAAGTGAGAGGGCAGCGGGCGTTGAGTGTGCTTGTGCGCGCGTGGCTGCGAGTGAGCGCCGCTGTGATCACGTTCCCGGGGCGGGGAAggtctcctccccccacctcgtTGAGAAATCTCAGTGAGTCAGCGAGTGGTTCTGCATATTAATGAGCTCGCTGCGGCGAGGGCAGGAGCGGATTTAAAAGAGGCCGGGGCGGGAGGAGGGAGGCTGCGGAGAAAGCGCGGAGCCGAGCGCAGAAGCGCCGCGCGGTAGCCGAGGCACCCACCGACGGGCGCAGCGGGAGCGAGCGGAGCCGGGAGGCGCGCTCCGGGCAGAGAGAGCCGAGCCGGCCGGGCGCCCTCCCCAGTCCCTGCTCCCGCGCCGCGCCCCTCCGGCCAGCATGAGGCTCCTGTCGGCCGCgctgctccttctgctcctgGCGCTGTGCGCCGCACGCGTGGACGGTGAGTGCCCGGGAGGTCCCTCGTAGCTGTCCCGTCCCgtcctggggcacccgggtgcgGACTGCCGGGCTTCCTGGGGCCGTGGAGGTTCTGGGTGGGCACCGGGGGGAGGTCCGGGGAAGTAGACCCCGCACGCAGCTGAACGGCACCCCGCGCTCTCTCTTGCAGGGTCCAAGTGCAAGTGCTCGCGAAAGGGGCCCAAGATTCGCTACAGCGATGTGAAGAAGCTGGAAATGAAGCCAAAGTACCCGCACTGCGAGGAGAAGATGGTTATGTGAGTTCTGGCTCCTCACCGTGAGCGTGTCCGCGCTGCTCTTAACCCGGTGCTGGGGCACAGCATGGGGCTGGATCGGGCGGGCTAACAAACATTCCTCTGTGCCTCTAGCAAGGCCTTGGACCAGCTTTTGTAACTGCCCAGAGAGTCCTTGGGACGCTGGCACGACAGTGTGAAAGGGAGTTTGGAAAGAGGGTCAGTGTCCCGTGCTCCGGGAAACAGCCCTCTGGGTTCACCTTTGCTAAGATTCAAATGGGCAGCCTAGGTGCATGCACTGCCCACCTTTCTGGGGTGATCAAAGGTTAAATGGCTCCCCTTGTgccaactttttaaaatccagattCAAAGCATTCAAAACACACCCAGAACTATTGAACTTGCACCCAAACTGGGAGGCATGCTGCCTTTCTGTtactgaagagaaaataaaaacaaatgctttaAGTCCTCAGACCCTCCTTTCAGAGCCTTTTTCCGATCAGGGGACCGCAGATGGCCAGTTTTTGGCTTCTAGCGATTTCATTTTGAGACTGATCCTTGATCTTCCACCACCTGCTGGACTCCCGTGGGTCCCTGAGCGGGGCTGTGCAAAGTGTTCTGCTGGGGTTAATGTGCCATGTGGCTAGAGCCCTGTTTAGTGGGGATGcgaggaatattttaaaaactggggcagagtgagagaacacTGAGTTTCCTTGCTCCTCTGCCTTCCCAATTAACCACTTGAGTCCAGCACCACTGTTTCCCCACCAATATGCACTTGGCCAGGAAGGGAGCCCTTGGCAAAGCAGCTACCAAATATCTGCCACGGACCATTggcccttcttcccctcccccagcaacaggACACACTTTATTCTCAGTCTGGGCAAGTGCCTTCCGTCTGCTGGACCTGCTTGCCCAAAGGCCTCCACACAGGGCATGCAAaggcaacccccaccccctacgGCCACCTGGGGGCTGTCCAGCCAGGCTCAAGTCAGGAGAATTTGCAAAGCCATTAGGCTTGAGCTGAACCACACTGCCTTCCCGCCCAGAACCTAAATTAacctcctgtccctgccccttgCCTTGCAAACCCAAATCCAGAAAAACTGCCGGAAaatcctttttggtgaggtccaGGGTTCCCATGACCTGAGAGAAGGGCTACaagccctccctcctccccatggTGCCCAAGTAGGGGGCTGAAGATGACAGGGACACTGAAAATTAGGTCTGCACTCCTCTAAGTGCTGAAAACCACCCAACCCCCAAGGCAAGGTGTCAAGAACTTTCAGAGACCAAGAAGCAGGGTATGGGGTGCAGAGCCATCTCAAAAGGATAGAACCCTTGATAAACAGGCTTACTCTTTTTCCTGGCAAAACTTTTCAGAATAGAGAGGACACTGACGGCAGTGGGCAGGTGCAAGAAGGCTTTATGCAGCCTTGTGAAAACTTGCAGGGGCCTCTGGAGGTCCAAACACAGTCAGCGTCTCCCCCTAAAGCTTCACCCACACCCAAGTCTCTCCTTCCTGAAGGCTAAATGTTCTCTCCCATCTCAAGCTCCTGAGAGTCTCTAGATCAAATGAGGGGCCAACACTTATGGCCAAAGCAGGTTTTCAATCACAAAAGCTGAACAAAAGCAAGTTTTCCAGCTCACCCTGAGTCACCCAAAAATCTCTgatgaggctgggggtggggtggagaggacaATCAGTGGGAGCTCTTACACCagattttttaaaggacaatttGTGTCATACGTCCACTGAACTCTTGCCAAATCCCTCGGCACCCGGAACCGCTGAGGAGAGGGCACACAGGACCCAGAATCTCTAAGTAACTGCTGCAAACAGAAATCCTTATGTCTTCACCCCACAACCAATTTTCACAGTCCCAGCATTGTGACAGGCAGTTGAGGACTGTGGTGGGAGGGTCGAGTGTCctcccctgctgcccctcccttcagGACTGGGGATGCTCAGCCTGTACAGTGACCTGAGGAAGGGATTTTCATCAGGCTTCACCACATCCTTTCATTCTGAGTGCAAAGGCAGTGCTGTAGGCAGACAGCAGTGGGCTCAGTTCCCACAGAGCAGCCAGGTAGCACAGGGAGGAGACCAAGCACACTCCACCCTGAAGCCTGGCCCTGTGCTTGAAACCTAGAAGGAAAGACAGAACCAGGGGAGCAACTGGTCTCAGGGAGGGCCAGGGAAGGCAGAGCCCAGTCCACAGGCATTAGCAGAAGACCCATTCCTGCTTTAGGAAacagaggtgggggggtggcttGGAAACTAAGAgcgcagggaagggaagagaacagGTTGCCCAGAAATATTCTGCCCCCATACTGGTGGCAAGAGTCATTTCCTTTCTCCCTGTCAACTGGGATATTTGGTTCATGGTGGCCCTGCTCCCACCTAGAACTTGGCCCATGTGCCCTGACACTTCACCTTGGGGAATCTGTGGGGCcctcactgacctctctccttcccttcttgctCCTCCCATTCCAGCCTCCAACCGCCCCTCTGCAACCCCACAGCTCATTCCCCAGCATGCAGTCCACAATCATCCCTTGCTCCTGCTATGACCTCTCAGGAAATGGCCCCTCTCACCTTCCACTTTTTCAAGTCCCCTATGTGGTCCTCATTCTGGAATACCATCCTTCCTCCCCAACCTAAAGCTTCCTCCTAAATCCTGCTGCACTAGCACTGCCCTGGCTGAGACCGGCAGAGAGGTTCTGGGCATGCGAGCTGCCTTCCGCTCCAGGCTGGAGCTCACACACTAAAGCTTCTCGTTCTCCCTGGCCATACCATCTTCCATGACAAATACTAATGACAGTAACTCTTCACTGTGCACCTACCAGGTGCTAGGCATTCTCCATAGACTGTATCATCTCATCACTCAATAGCCCTAAGAGGAATGTCCTAATATTagacccactttacagatgggcaaACCCATTCAGAGAGTTTACCCAAGGTCCACAGACATACCTGGGATTCATACTCTGCGCGctgccacctgcttctctgccacaGGGCTAGGACCTCTACTGGGTTGGAACACTGGGTGACAGAAGCCTGAAGGGAGGTCTTATTTTCCTGCCGAAGACTGAGACAACAGGGACTTCATGCTTAGGAATCAAAATGGGCTTCAAGGCCAGCAAGACTTAACTTCAAGATTGGCAATGCCTGGGACATTCTTCAGAAGATCAAGTAGAACAGGGTTTGAAGGGCCAGAGACCACATGTACAGAGCATGTCTATATCCCATCGCAAGCTCCTCATGTCTAAGGAAAGAGGTCTTAGCATGTGCACCTTGCTGGCATTAGctctctccacctccaccccaggTTCAGAGAAGCTGGAACAGTCCCCTGAGCTTTGTTCTCCAAGGAGACATAGCCCTGTAAACAACAACCTCATGGGGATAGGGGCAGGGTAGGGGGACTATCCCAGACTCTGAGGGCTCCAGGGGAAAAGTGAGAGCCTATGGGGACACCCAGAAACTTTCAAAGAGTCAGCCAGGCAGGGAGCACATGGGCACACTCCCAtgaaaggagggagggggctCCAGTCTCTCAGTGTCCTGACTGGGACAGACAAGGGCCACCCACAGGCCACAGTGAGGGGCTGTCATTCAGACTCCTCAATCCTCCACCCCATGCTGCTCCATTTCAGTATCACCACCAAGAGCGTGTCCAGGTACCGGGGTCAGGAGCACTGCCTGCACCCCAAGCTGCAGAGCACCAAGCGGTTCATCAAGTGGTACAACGCCTGGAACGAGAAGCGCAGGTATGGCCCCCCTCCTTGCaccttccttcccaccttcccccCAGCTCCCGATCCTACGCCCCATCCAGCTCATCCAGCCTCATGCAGTGGGTGAACACCCACCACTGTAGCCACAACAAGCAGATACTCAGCCCCACTTACAGAGCCCCCATGGGGTAAGGAATTCACCACTTCCCAAGGCAGCAACTGCTCTCTTGGACAACTGGAAGCATCGAAAATGTATCCTTTTGTGAACTAAAGTTTGCAGCTTGCTAATGCTTCAATTTGTAGTCTTAATTCCTCTTCTTTCTGAAGTAACTTAAGGTCTCCAGTCctgtttccctctgtcaaatgaatgagcCAGCACCCATGGCTGTCTGTGATTCTCATGTGGTAAAACATGACCACTTAAGTAACTGGGTTTATGAGCCGTAACACTGGGTACAACACCACGAATGATGAGGACACTGCTTTGCCTGCAACATTCCCTCCCCTCAAGGTGTTGCCTGACCCCTGCTGCCCAGAAAGCTGATAGATGCCCTCCCATGCCAGTGCAGGGAAGGACCTTGGGCTTGACCCTTTAAAATCAGagcctcttttttttctattttttttattaatatataatgtattattagccccaggggaaTCAGAGCCACTCTTAATCTCAGAGAGCAAGAATAGCCAGATGACCGGAGCCATGAGACAGACCCCTGTCCTCTCTGGACTCTGTTTCTCCATAAACAGAAAATGACTTTCCATCTCTAGTTCCCTGAGGTCCTATGTCTGTCAAGTTCCTGGTTTCCCCATACCACATACAAGAGAACCTGTCCTGGAACACACCCACTCCTCACATACTCAGGGCCTGTGTACACCTGTACCTACCTGTGTAGGTACTTCACAGGAAGTGAACTTCTCTGCATGCTCAGAGAAGCACTTgcgtgtacacacatgcacacgcacacacacacacacatacacggagGACTTCCTCAGGAGCTGCTGCCAGCACCTCATCCTGCAGAAGGGGAAACTAAGGCTAAGTGGAGGTGAGGAGTAACTTCCTGGGAGCACAGGGCAGGAAGCCAGGCCTCCCAGAGTCACCTTCACCCTGCCTAGAGGGGCTGCCTGAGCCACCCCTCCCAGTGTCTCACCCAGTCCTTCCACTCTAAGCTCAGCCCATGACCAGCTCTCCCCTGGCTGACACTTGGGCCCAACCCCAGTCCCTGAGCCTCCTGTGCAGCCTCCAAAACTGCCTCGTCTGCAGCTGCTTGAAATAGAAACTGATGAGAGTGAGAGATTATTTTCTACAAATCTGATGGGAATCAAGCCCTCTTTCTGGTCAGGGAAGGTGGCTCACGTGGCAAAAGCAGGACCTGCCTTGTCCACTGTCATGCTCCAGACCCTGCATCATCAAAGTGGAACAAGGCTAACCTTGGGGCCAGGCATGGAGGGAGTTGAGAACATCTCTACCGACTGCTGGCAGACACTTAGGCGGTCTGCACACTTTGTCCCTCAGCCCTCCACCTGGGCCCTAGCTCTGACGAAGAGGAGGCAGGCATGGGACAATGCAGTCCTGCTCTTATTTCTGCAAATTCCAGTGAGGAGAGCATCTCCGTTACCAGGCCTCCCGTCACTTCATTACAAAATGAACTCGTCCTCTTTCTGGTGAAGCTGAGGCGtcctgggagaggaagagggcaaTCTCTTGCCCTCCCCCTGTAAAAGGTTGAAAATGTCTCCATGAATGTACAATGGAAAGAAAGGAACTATCTCAAAGATTTATTtgcagagacagcaagagagtgcTAAACATGGGGTAGAGGAAGGAGAAGCCAGCCGGGCAGCCCAGGCCTATGGAGCCAGACCAGCAGCTCCACATCTCAGAGCCCTCCGCTTCTGGCTACCACGGGAAGCAGTCGCATCAGGCAGAGCCCAGTTAGGTGGTCCTACTCAGAAATCAGGAATGAGGCGGAGGATGGATGGGCTGTCTGAGTAGGAAGCATGGCCCTGGAATAGCCATGGGGCAGAAGAGAAGGGATTTAAGTACCTAAAGAGAGGCAGTCTGGAAGGTGAGAGGGAAAGGTCAGCTTGGGAAGGCATAGAGACCCCACAACCACTAGAGGAAATGACCTTGAGCCACATGCCTTGCtgacagccccagccccagccctgctgccaCCCTTCAGTCTTCAGGCAGCAGCTTCTAGAACTAGCATTCTTCTGGAGGACATGCATTTCTGggcaaaatacaaagaaagatgCAATCCTAAGTTGAAGGAGGGGACGCCTGTCCTCCCCTGTCGCATCCTGCCCATGCTGGAGATAGACCTCGTTCCCACCACTGACAGTCAGTGCTCACTGGGCAAATCTGAAGTCCCCTGTCCCTCAATTTCCTCACACATAGAGAAGGTTTGCTCCACAGGGCTTTGAGGATTGCAGAATGCACAAAGCCAGATTTGGGTAAGCTTTTGTGGTCCATGTAATGACCTCCTCTGAGGtgttccccactcccacccccatttCTCCCAAGCTCCAGCATTGCTGGAAGGGGAACTCCTAAAGACAAGGATGAAGCAGCTGAGCCACCTCTGGATCACGTCTGAATCAGGCAGCCTCTGGATCACCTCTGTCATATCCTGAGCCACTTACACGGGTGTTTTCTCTTCTTAGGGTCTACGAAGAGTAGGGTGAAAAGTCCCGCATGGAAAAATGTCACACCAGCTGGGAGATGAGCGAAGGACtctgcagattaaaaaaaaaaaaaaaaaaaaaaagcaacaaacaaacTTTTCTTTCTCACAGGCATAAGCACAAATTATATATTGTTACAAAGCACTTTTTACCAAGGGtcagtttttacattttatagctGTGTGTGGAAGGCTTCCAGATGTGagaccctctctctcctgctccagaCTTTATCACACACTGCTTTTTACTGAAAAGGGGGAAACTCATGCCTttccttcataaaaaaaaaaaaaaaaaatgcttttttgtaTTTGTCCAGACATCACTACATCTAAGCTTTATAAGCGCCTGGGAGGAACACAGAGCTGGGTGGAAACATTTCATAGCAGCACTGCTCCATTGCTAACGCAGGAAGCTT
This genomic interval from Neovison vison isolate M4711 chromosome 1, ASM_NN_V1, whole genome shotgun sequence contains the following:
- the CXCL14 gene encoding C-X-C motif chemokine 14, producing the protein MRLLSAALLLLLLALCAARVDGSKCKCSRKGPKIRYSDVKKLEMKPKYPHCEEKMVIITTKSVSRYRGQEHCLHPKLQSTKRFIKWYNAWNEKRRVYEE